The Clostridia bacterium genome window below encodes:
- a CDS encoding MATE family efflux transporter has protein sequence MFAFLVPLLLSNAVQGLSSTISSILVGRYIGVAGLAAISAFFPVMFFLISFLIGLTSGGTVLVGQAFGAGRMDRVRAVAGTTLSFTFLAGVAVSAIGVLFASKILVFMGTPANILAQAESFARIAFLAPAPLFLFFSYSAFLRGIGDSNTPFYFLVVNTVLSLAVTPALIFGWGGLPRAGLDGAAWAMSVSTLLTLALLLAYLHRIRHPLRFDRDMVRHLRIDGRILAAMLKIGIPTAIQMVAVSLSEIAVVSLVNRFGSDATAAYGAYYQVANYVQMPAISLGMTASIFGAQAIGAGRQDKLANVVRSAMQLNLAIGGALVALSYLFAGEILSLFLAPGAAFRIAHGLLMITLWSYLVFGAASIFGGIMRASGVVLWPTVLTIVSIWLVEIPTAYLLSRRIGIDGVWIGYSAAFVTSLALQYGYYRLFWVGR, from the coding sequence ATGTTCGCGTTCCTGGTGCCGCTGCTCCTCAGCAACGCGGTCCAGGGGCTGAGCAGCACGATCAGCAGCATCCTGGTCGGGCGCTACATCGGCGTCGCCGGCCTGGCGGCGATCTCGGCTTTCTTCCCCGTGATGTTCTTTCTCATCTCGTTTCTCATCGGGCTGACCAGCGGCGGCACCGTGCTGGTCGGCCAGGCGTTCGGCGCGGGCCGCATGGACCGCGTGCGGGCCGTCGCCGGCACGACGCTCAGCTTCACCTTTCTTGCGGGCGTCGCCGTGAGCGCGATCGGCGTGCTCTTCGCCTCGAAGATCCTCGTCTTCATGGGGACGCCGGCGAACATCCTCGCCCAGGCGGAGTCGTTCGCGCGCATCGCCTTCCTCGCGCCGGCGCCCCTCTTTCTCTTCTTCTCCTACTCGGCGTTCCTGCGCGGCATCGGCGACTCCAACACGCCGTTCTACTTCCTCGTGGTGAACACCGTGCTGAGCCTGGCGGTGACGCCCGCCCTGATCTTCGGCTGGGGAGGCCTGCCGCGCGCCGGCCTGGACGGCGCGGCCTGGGCGATGAGCGTCTCGACGCTGCTCACCCTTGCGCTCCTCCTCGCGTACCTTCACCGGATTCGCCACCCGCTGCGCTTCGACCGGGACATGGTCCGCCACCTCCGCATCGACGGCCGCATCCTCGCCGCGATGTTGAAGATCGGCATCCCGACCGCGATCCAGATGGTGGCCGTGTCCCTGTCCGAGATCGCCGTCGTCAGCCTCGTCAACCGCTTCGGCTCCGACGCCACGGCGGCGTACGGGGCGTATTACCAGGTGGCGAACTACGTCCAGATGCCGGCGATCAGCCTGGGCATGACGGCCTCCATCTTCGGCGCCCAGGCCATCGGCGCCGGGAGGCAAGACAAGCTCGCGAACGTCGTCCGCTCGGCGATGCAGCTCAACCTCGCCATCGGCGGGGCGCTGGTGGCGCTGTCCTACCTGTTCGCGGGGGAGATTCTTTCGCTGTTCCTGGCGCCCGGCGCGGCGTTCCGGATCGCTCACGGGCTTCTCATGATCACGCTGTGGAGTTACCTCGTCTTCGGCGCGGCGAGCATCTTCGGCGGGATCATGCGCGCCAGCGGCGTGGTGCTGTGGCCCACGGTGCTGACGATCGTGTCCATCTGGCTGGTGGAGATCCCCACCGCCTACCTGCTCTCCCGGCGGATCGGCATCGACGGCGTCTGGATCGGCTACTCCGCCGCCTTCGTGACGAGCCTGGCGCTGCAATACGGGTACTACCGGCTCTTTTGGGTGGGGCGCC